A region from the Triticum aestivum cultivar Chinese Spring chromosome 3D, IWGSC CS RefSeq v2.1, whole genome shotgun sequence genome encodes:
- the LOC123078102 gene encoding cyclic dof factor 2: MSDQMDSGIKLFGRVIPLVPDAAPGPPEAEATAGSEHPPPPPPASEAEPEADNNKEQHKEMEDKGDSEMKVDAPEEKEDSATKGDEPRERKDNEMEVDAPQAKEKAETASSSTLDHKKDDQAQISNTEEKAASDPKEGNEKKSNDESGQDKVLKKPDKIIPCPRCNSMDTKFCYYNNYNVNQPRHFCKNCQRYWTAGGSMRNVPVGAGRRKSKNSALHYRQLLMAPDCLLGSRVDISNTVNPEVLASLPSIPTQSASRSETVLKFGPEVPLCESMVSVLNIEEQNVTNAGSVPRDETREDNSCASSTTSNNGLPANAVLPGQNGAPAYCNGVGPVPQYYLGAPFMYPWSMGWNNLPVMVPGGSMPESASPSESCSTSSAPWMNSPMMPGSRLPAPPFPYPLVPPALWGCLPSWPAAAWNTPWVGTNGCISPSGSSNSSCSGNGSPTLGKHSRDPNPQKDDKEEKSLWVPKTLRIDDPDEAAKSSIWATLGIKPGDPGVFKPFQFKGESKGQPADARPARALQANPAAFSRLQSFQESS; the protein is encoded by the exons ATGTCGGATCAGATGGATTCCGGCATAAAGCTCTTCGGGCGGGTGATCCCGTTGGTTCCTGACGCTGCGCCCGGGCCGCCGGAAGCGGAGGCGACGGCCGGCTCCGAacacccaccgccgccgccgccggcgtcggagGCCGAGCCAGAGGCTGATAATAATAAG GAACAACACAAAGAAATGGAAGACAAAGGTGATAGCGAAATGAAGGTGGATGCGCCAGAAGAGAAAGAAGATAGTGCAACGAAGGGTGATGAACCAAGAGAGAGAAAAGACAACGAAATGGAGGTTGATGCACCACAAGCCAAAGAAAAAGCAGAAACAGCCAGTTCGTCTACCTTGGACCACAAGAAAGATGACCAGGCCCAGATAAGCAATACTGAAGAGAAAGCAGCGTCAGACCCTAAGGAGGGGAATGAGAAGAAATCAAATGACGAATCAGGCCAGGATAAGGTGCTCAAGAAGCCAGATAAGATTATACCTTGCCCTCGGTGCAACAGCATGGATACAAAGTTCTGTTATTACAACAACTACAATGTTAATCAGCCTAGGCACTTCTGTAAGAATTGCCAAAGGTATTGGACTGCAGGGGGGAGTATGAGGAATGTACCTGTTGGTGCTGGGAGGCGCAAAAGCAAGAATTCAGCGCTGCACTACCGTCAGTTGTTGATGGCCCCTGATTGTCTACTGGGGTCTAGAGTAGACATCTCTAACACAGTGAACCCAGAAGTCCTTGCATCTCTACCTTCCATCCCGACACAATCAGCCAGTAGAAGTGAAACAGTTCTCAAGTTTGGGCCTGAGGTGCCACTTTGTGAATCGATGGTATCGGTGCTGAACATTGAAGAGCAGAATGTGACCAATGCTGGATCTGTACCAAGAGATGAAACCAGGGAAGATAACTCGTGCGCATCGTCTACCACATCAAACAATGGGTTACCTGCAAACGCAGTCCTGCCTGGTCAGAACGGAGCGCCTGCTTACTGTAATGGGGTTGGTCCGGTGCCTCAGTATTACCTTGGAGCTCCTTTCATGTACCCATGGAGCATGGGGTGGAACAACCTTCCTGTAATGGTGCCGGGTGGAAGTATGCCAGAATCTGCTTCTCCATCAGAAAGCTGTAGCACAAGTTCGGCGCCATGGATGAACTCTCCCATGATGCCAGGCTCAAGACTTCCCGCACCCCCATTTCCATATCCTCTTGTTCCGCCTGCCCTCTGGGGTTGCTTACCAAGCTGGCCAGCCGCGGCATGGAACACACCATGGGTCGGGACCAACGGGTGCATATCGCCGTCTGGGTCAAGCAACAGCAGCTGTTCAGGCAATGGGTCTCCTACTCTGGGGAAGCATTCCAGGGACCCCAATCCACAGAAAGATGACAAGGAAGAGAAATCACTGTGGGTTCCCAAGACGCTCCGCATCGATGACCCCGACGAGGCAGCGAAGAGTTCCATATGGGCAACTCTTGGCATCAAACCTGGAGACCCTGGCGTCTTCAAGCCTTTCCAGTTCAAGGGTGAGAGCAAGGGCCAGCCAGCAGATGCACGCCCTGCCCGTGCTTTACAGGCGAACCCCGCAGCGTTTTCTCGGTTGCAGTCATTCCAGGAGAGCTCTTAA
- the LOC123078101 gene encoding peroxidase 15 has protein sequence MATSMSCLLVLCLVCPLLAGVVRANPWYGLFPQFYDHSCPKAKEIVQSIVAQAVAQETRMAASLVRLHFHDCFVKGCDASVLLDNSSSIVSEKGSNPNLNSLRGFEVVDQIKVALETACPGTVSCADILALAARDSTVLVGGPYWDVPLGRRDSLGASIQGSNNDIPAPNNTLPTIITKFNRLGLNVVDVVALSGGHTIGLSRCTSFRQRLYNQSGNGLADSTLDVSYAAQLRQGCPRSGGDNNLFPLDVVSSTKFDNFYFKNILAGRGLLSSDEVLLTKSAETAALVKAYANDVHLFFQHFAQSMVNMGNIMPLTGSQGEIRKDCRRLNNDH, from the exons ATGGCGACTTCCATGAGTTGCCTGCTGGTGCTATGCCTTGTCTGTCCCCTCCTTGCTGGTGTTGTACGTGCCAACCCATGGTACGGCTTGTTCCCACAGTTTTACGACCACTCTTGCCCGAAGGCAAAGGAGATTGTGCAATCCATCGTGGCGCAGGCTGTTGCCCAGGAGACCAGGATGGCAGCATCCTTGGTCAGGCTGCATTTCCATGACTGCTTTGTCAAG GGGTGCGACGCATCCGTGCTACTGGACAACAGCAGCAGCATAGTCAGCGAGAAGGGGTCCAACCCCAATCTGAACTCCCTCCGGGGGTTCGAGGTTGTCGACCAGATCAAGGTCGCCCTTGAGACAGCCTGCCCCGGTACTGTCTCCTGCGCCGATATCCTCGCCCTTGCCGCCCGTGACTCTACTGTCCTC GTTGGTGGCCCTTACTGGGACGTGCCACTCGGCCGCAGAGACTCTCTGGGCGCGAGCATCCAGGGATCAAACAATGACATCCCTGCCCCCAACAACACCCTACCCACTATCATCACCAAGTTCAATCGCCTCGGTCTCAATGTCGTCGATGTCGTCGCCCTCTCAGGTGGCCACACCATCGGCTTGTCCCGCTGCACCAGCTTCCGGCAGAGGCTGTACAACCAGTCGGGCAACGGCCTGGCTGACAGCACACTGGATGTGTCCTACGCTGCGCAACTAAGGCAGGGGTGCCCCCGCTCCGGCGGCGACAACAATCTCTTCCCACTCGACGTCGTCAGCTCGACCAAGTTTGACAACTTCTACTTCAAGAACATCCTTGCCGGTAGGGGTCTCCTCAGCTCTGACGAGGTCCTGCTTACCAAGAGCGCGGAAACTGCAGCACTCGTGAAGGCGTACGCGAATGATGTGCATCTCTTCTTCCAGCACTTTGCACAGTCGATGGTGAACATGGGCAACATCATGCCACTGACCGGGTCACAGGGGGAGATCAGGAAGGACTGCAGGAGGCTCAACAACGATCACTGA
- the LOC123078103 gene encoding mediator of RNA polymerase II transcription subunit 27: MMQQSQATVAVAAPAAAAARAHEPAGGDAPPKQVAQAMERLGRAGRIIADIRLGADRLLEALFVAASAPPDSAQQHIERNEEVVAKEEVSMHRHFDDLRALGRQLEESGVLNGALKARGNSWGLHMPLVCPDGAVVAYAWKRQLAGQAGASAVDRTRLALKAFTDQKRRFFPHLEDEVLNHLHDGESGIAKRPRMPAGNGELEEKTLSEILKNLENEVPNMKISTYRRLDWSKRASSLASLMDDDFVDPSKELNLQNMGKLRPGSVTTPIDQVAVIELLVPSIFRVVVSLHPAGSVDPDAVAFFSPTEGGSYLHARGLSVHHVFKHVTEHADKALQYFISVEPSKALSMLLRWIADYQTLFAKLCSKCRRLLLMDKSLALLLPPVHRPYHQISSIGSDHQEAYHIGCSSYDA; encoded by the exons ATGATGCAGCAGTCGCAGGCGACGGTGGCGGTGGccgcaccggcggcggcggcggcgcgcgcgcacgAGCCAGCGGGCGGGGACGCGCCGCCGAAGCAGGTGGCGCAGGCGATGGAGCGGCTGGGCCGCGCGGGCAGGATCATCGCGGACATCCGGCTCGGCGCGGACCGCCTCCTCGAGGCGCTCTTCGTCGCCGCCAGcgcgccgccggacagcgcccagcaGCACATCGAGAGGAACGAGGAAGTCGTAGCTAAGGAGGAGGTCTCCATGCACCGCCACTTCGACGACCTCCGCGCCCTCGGCAG GCAATTGGAAGAGTCTGGGGTTCTAAATGGGGCCCTTAAAGCTCGAGGAAATTCTTGGGGCTTGCACATGCCACTTGTGTGCCCAGATGGTGCTGTTGTGGCATATGCTTGGAAGCGTCAATTGGCAGGCCAAGCTGGCGCATCAGCTGTTGACAGAACTAG GTTAGCTCTCAAGGCCTTCACTGACCAGAAAAGAAGATTCTTTCCTCATCTAGAAGACGAAGTTCTTAACCATCTCCATGATGGTGAATCTGGTATTGCTAAAAGGCCAAGGATGCCTGCGGGCAATGGAGAGCTGGAAGAAAAAACTTTGTCCGAGATACTTAAGAATCTAGAAAATGAAGTACCCAACATGAAAATATCCACGTATCGTCGTTTAGATTGGTCAAAAAGAGCTTCATCATTAGCATCTCTGATGGATGATGACTTTGTGGATCCATCTAAGGAGTTGAACCTGCAAAATATGGGAAAATTGAGACCTGGTTCTGTGACGACTCCGATAGATCAGGTTGCAGTAATTGAGTTGCTGGTTCCTTCAATATTTAGAGTTGTAGTGTCATTGCATCCTGCAGGATCTGTTGATCCTGATGCTGTGGCATTCTTCTCTCCAACTGAG GGAGGAAGCTACCTTCATGCGAGAGGCTTGTCGGTGCATCACGTCTTTAAGCATGTGACG GAGCATGCTGACAAGGCATTGCAGTACTTCATCAGTGTGGAACCCAGTAAAGCACTTTCTATGTTATTG CGTTGGATTGCTGATTATCAGACTCTATTTGCAAAACTTTGCAG TAAATGCCGACGGCTTCTGCTCATGGATAAGTCTTTGGCTTTGCTTCTACCCCCGGTTCACCGCCCCTACCACCAGATCTCAAGCATTGGTTCAGATCATCAGGAAGCCTATCACATTGGATGTTCTTCCTATGATGCCTGA
- the LOC123078099 gene encoding peroxidase 49, which translates to MATSMVCLVALCLLSPLLLAGAVVGNPGYGGLFPQFYDHSCPKAKEIVHSIVAQAVARETRMAASLVRLHFHDCFVKGCDASVLLDNSTNIISEKGSNPNKNSLRGFEVVDQIKAALEAACPGTVSCADILALAARDSTILVGGPFWDVPLGRRDSLGASIQGSNQGIPAPNNTLPTIITKFKRLGLNVVDVVALSGGHTIGLSRCTSFRQRLYNQSGNGLADGTLDVSFAAQLRQGCPRSGGDDNLFPLDVVSSTKFDNYYFKNILAGRGLLSSDEVLLTKSAETAALVKTYANDVHLFFQHFAQSMVNMGNITPLTGSQGEIRKNCRRLNNFH; encoded by the exons ATGGCGACCTCCATGGTTTGCCTGGTTGCGCTCTGCCTCTTGTCTCCGCTgctcctcgccggcgccgtcgtcgGCAACCCGGGTTACGGCGGCCTGTTCCCGCAGTTCTACGACCACTCGTGCCCCAAGGCCAAGGAGATCGTGCACTCCATCGTGGCGCAGGCCGTGGCCAGGGAGACCAGGATGGCCGCCTCCCTCGTCAGGCTGCATTTCCATGACTGCTTCGTCAAG GGGTGCGACGCGTCCGTGCTGCTTGACAACAGCACCAACATCATCAGCGAGAAGGGGTCCAACCCCAACAAGAACTCCCTCAGGGGCTTCGAGGTCGTCGACCAGATCaaggccgccctcgaggccgcctgccccggcaccgtctcctgcgccgacatcctcgccctcgccgcccgcgactcCACCATCCTC GTTGGCGGGCCTTTCTGGGACGTGCCGCTGGGCCGGAGGGACTCTCTGGGCGCCAGCATCCAGGGCTCCAACCAAGGCATCCCGGCACCCAACAACACCctccccaccatcatcaccaagttCAAGCGCCTCGGCCTCAACGTCGTGGACGTCGTCGCGCTCTCGGGCGGCCACACCATCGGCCTGTCCCGGTGCACCAGCTTCCGGCAGAGGCTGTACAACCAGTCGGGCAACGGCCTGGCCGACGGCACGCTGGACGTGTCCTTCGCGGCGCAGCTGAGGCAAGGCTGCCCCCGCTccggcggcgacgacaacctctTCCCGCTGGACGTGGTCAGCTCCACCAAGTTCGACAACTACTACTTCAAGAACATCCTGGCCGGCAGGGGCCTGCTCAGTTCGGACGAGGTGCTGCTGACCAAGAGCGCCGAGACGGCGGCGCTGGTGAAGACGTACGCCAACGACGTGCACCTCTTCTTCCAGCACTTCGCGCAGTCCATGGTGAACATGGGCAACATCACCCCGCTCACCGGGTCGCAGGGCGAGATCAGGAAGAACTGCAGGAGGCTCAACAACTTCCACTAA
- the LOC123078100 gene encoding pentatricopeptide repeat-containing protein At5g57250, mitochondrial produces the protein MGFPGGEPPTLPLPTLVKLGRAITEQHVDRMLAALLRRRRHRLVGALASQALANSLRPTARTHLLAASALLDSALPHDAARRLALAGSASSSRRLWDALLRRACAQRGDPRLALELLSAGVEDHGAVLSPSTYRAIISELCARGDMAGALKVFDIMTARGCQVDDRVCSAIISGFSKASKAEAGLEFYNRVRKEVRGFEPGLVTLTAVVSLLGRQGRIGDVAELIREMERKDMVGDAMFYSSLVHGYMSSGLLMEGLREHRLMLDKGVAADVVNYTIVIDGMCREGSVEKVKGFIDEMERRGAKPNLITYTSLVGGYCKRNRLEDAFSIVRKLEQTGVVVDEYVYSILIDSLCKKGDLDKAVSLLGEMESKGVKAGTVTYNAVINGLCKAGETTKAAEMFEGVTADNFTYSTLLHGYIKEEDTTGVMAIKARLESSGIALDVVTCNVLIKALFVIKKVDDACSLFHRMRDMGLSPNTVTYHTLIDMMCKLGDFDRAVELFDEYKKDTSFSSTVVHNGLIGALCNGGKVTIADQVFYDLIHKKLRPDSCTYRKLIHANFKEGGEEGVLNFIRKMDELEMDLFSSVCNYASDFLSSRDCCQAALYVYKILRTQAFAVSSKTFYRLLKSLLRNGNEQVVEPLLSEFIKIHGLHEPRMINMLSCHLSKKGVGEAIRFSSNMNSGSIPISVLRGAVFALKKEGEIMDAYNFLKEAEQSGFSVDLAMYSIVVEGLCKGGYLVKALDLCESMKREGIHPTIIIHNSVLSGLCQHGCFTEAFRLFDYLERSDILPTMITYSILIGALCREGFLDDAYELFQKMSNKGIRPTTRVYNMLISGYCNYGLAEKALELMSRFEKLCLHPDAFTLGAVICGHCLKGDTEAALGFFNEYHCKEMAPDFVGFMSLVKGLYAKGRMEESRGILREMFQSKQVVELINSVGYEVETESLVALLSSACEEGKIDEVVTILSEVRLMSVSSSDSNSSNTLGQLKKLQRTDDACDPRTDSEQVADFDVSSNCLHGSSQSTLQPMTERTDTLCTGSDNTDIDNGNLLGKSFYDDFDTYYPAIASLCSKGELVKANKAIEAMIRNSG, from the coding sequence ATGGGCTTCCCCGGCGGCGAACCCCCTACGCTACCGTTGCCGACGCTCGTTAAGCTCGGTCGCGCGATCACCGAGCAGCATGTGGACCGAATGCTCGcggcgctcctccgccgccgcaggCACCGTCTCGTCGGCGCCCTCGCCTCCCAGGCGCTCGCCAACTCCCTGCGCCCCACCGCCCGCACCCACCTCCTTGCCGCCTCCGCGCTGCTCGACTCCGCGCTCCCCCATGACGCCGCTCGGCGTCTCGCTCTCGCCGGGTCGGCGTCGTCATCCCGTCGCCTCTGGGACGCGCTGCTCCGCCGGGCCTGCGCCCAGCGTGGCGACCCTCGCCTTGCGCTGGAGCTGCTCTCCGCTGGTGTAGAGGATCACGGAGCTGTCCTTTCCCCGTCCACCTATCGTGCGATTATATCTGAGTTGTGTGCCCGTGGGGACATGGCCGGGGCGCTCAAGGTGTTCGATATAATGACAGCGAGGGGGTGTCAGGTCGACGACCGTGTTTGTAGTGCGATCATTTCTGGCTTCTCCAAGGCCAGCAAGGCCGAGGCTGGCTTGGAGTTCTACAATAGAGTGAGGAAGGAGGTCAGAGGGTTTGAGCCAGGCCTGGTGACACTGACTGCGGTTGTGAGTTTGCTCGGGAGGCAGGGGAGAATTGGTGACGTGGCTGAGCTGATAAGGGAGATGGAACGGAAGGATATGGTGGGTGATGCGATGTTCTATAGTAGCTTGGTTCATGGATACATGAGCAGTGGCCTGTTGATGGAAGGGTTGCGGGAGCATCGGCTGATGTTAGACAAGGGTGTTGCAGCTGATGTGGTTAATTACACTATTGTTATTGATGGGATGTGTAGAGAAGGTAGTGTGGAGAAAGTGAAGGGGTTCATAGATGAGATGGAGCGACGGGGTGCTAAGCCGAATTTGATCACTTATACGTCACTTGTTGGTGGTTACTGCAAGAGGAATAGGCTAGAGGATGCCTTTTCCATAGTGAGGAAACTTGAACAAACAGGTGTAGTGGTGGATGAGTATGTATATTCAATTTTAATCGACAGTTTGTGCAAAAAGGGGGATTTGGATAAGGCTGTCTCTTTGCTTGGAGAGATGGAGAGCAAGGGGGTAAAAGCTGGGACAGTGACATACAATGCAGTAATAAATGGTTTGTGTAAGGCTGGTGAAACTACCAAGGCCGCGGAAATGTTTGAAGGTGTTACTGCTGATAATTTCACATATAGCACTCTGTTACACGGTTACATTAAGGAAGAGGATACGACCGGTGTTATGGCGATAAAGGCTAGGCTCGAGAGTAGTGGGATTGCACTTGACGTTGTCACATGCAATGTACTTATCAAAGCATTATTTGTGATCAAGAAGGTGGATGATGCCTGCAGCTTGTTTCATAGAATGCGTGATATGGGCTTAAGCCCTAATACCGTCACCTATCATACACTCATAGACATGATGTGTAAACTTGGGGATTTTGATAGGGCAGTTGAGTTGTTTGATGAGTACAAGAAAGATACATCATTCTCCAGTACTGTTGTTCACAATGGCCTGATTGGAGCActatgtaatggaggaaaggtcacCATTGCTGATCAAGTCTTCTATGATCTCATTCATAAAAAACTAAGGCCTGATTCCTGTACTTACAGGAAGTTGATTCATGCAAATTTCAAAGAAGGTGGTGAAGAAGGTGTGCTAAATTTCATTCGTAAGATGGATGAACTAGAAATGGACTTGTTTTCATCTGTTTGCAATTATGCTTCTGATTTCTTAAGCAGCAGGGATTGTTGCCAGGCAGCATTATATGTTTACAAGATACTCAGAACACAAGCCTTTGCTGTATCAAGCAAAACATTCTACAGGCTACTCAAGAGCTTACTCCGCAATGGAAATGAACAGGTCGTAGAACCATTGTTAAGTGAGTTCATTAAGATCCATGGCCTGCATGAACCTAGAATGATTAATATGCTGTCTTGCCACCTCAGCAAGAAGGGTGTTGGTGAAGCTATTCGGTTTTCAAGTAACATGAACAGTGGCAGCATTCCTATCAGTGTTCTAAGAGGAGCTGTCTTTGCACTAAAGAAAGAAGGTGAAATTATGGATGCATATAATTTTCTCAAGGAAGCTGAACAAAGTGGGTTTTCTGTGGATCTTGCCATGTACTCTATAGTAGTGGAGGGCCTTTGCAAAGGTGGTTATCTTGTGAAGGCATTAGACTTGTGTGAAAGCATGAAAAGAGAAGGGATTCATCCAACCATTATCATCCATAACTCTGTTCTCAGTGGTTTGTGCCAGCACGGATGCTTTACTGAAGCATTCAGGCTCTTTGATTACTTAGAAAGAAGCGACATTCTTCCAACAATGATAACTTACAGTATACTTATAGGTGCTTTGTGCAGAGAAGGTTTCTTAGATGATGCATATGAATTGTTTCAGAAAATGTCCAACAAAGGTATCAGACCCACTACCCGTGTTTACAACATGTTAATAAGTGGTTACTGTAACTATGGTTTAGCTGAAAAAGCGCTTGAGCTTATGTCTCGTTTTGAGAAGCTTTGTCTACATCCGGATGCTTTTACACTCGGCGCAGTTATTTGTGGGCATTGTTTGAAAGGTGACACTGAAGCTGCATTAGGCTTCTTTAATGAATACCATTGTAAGGAGATGGCCCCAGATTTTGTTGGATTTatgagcctggtcaaagggctctatgcaaaaggaaggatggaagagTCCAGGGGCATCTTGAGGGAGATGTTTCAGTCCAAACAAGTTGTTGAGCTAATAAACAGCGTAGGATATGAGGTTGAAACAGAATCTCTTGTTGCTCTTCTGTCTTCTGCATGCGAGGAAGGGAAGATCGATGAGGTTGTGACTATCCTAAGTGAAGTGAGACTCATGTCTGTATCCTCTTCAGATTCGAATAGTTCTAATACACTTGGTCAGCTCAAGAAGCTGCAGAGAACTGATGATGCTTGTGATCCTAGAACAGATTCAGAACAAGTTGCCGATTTTGATGTTTCTAGCAATTGCCTCCACGGAAGTTCCCAAAGCACACTGCAGCCCATGACAGAGAGAACTGATACTTTATGCACAGGAAGTGATAATACTGATATTGACAATGGCAATTTGCTAGGGAAGTCTTTCTATGACGACTTTGATACATATTATCCTGCTATTGCTTCCCTTTGCTCGAAAGGGGAGCTGGTTAAGGCCAATAAGGCAATTGAAGCAATGATTCGGAATTCTGGTTAA